In Nostoc sp. GT001, a genomic segment contains:
- a CDS encoding PIN domain-containing protein encodes MKRIVLDAGPLIALVSVRDDYHQECKTGFNKLPELFGEVITPLPVLFEVYKFVLREQSSRAAMTALRVISENTVTVPVSMEMFQEIYSMVRQIPHWQGSLEDASVVAVAQLYDASVWTLDYRDLSWFKSLELWTS; translated from the coding sequence ATGAAGCGTATCGTTTTGGATGCAGGCCCCCTGATTGCCTTGGTTTCTGTCCGAGATGACTACCATCAGGAATGCAAAACAGGTTTTAATAAGTTACCAGAATTGTTTGGTGAGGTTATAACCCCTCTACCAGTGCTGTTTGAAGTTTACAAGTTTGTGTTGCGAGAACAATCGAGCCGTGCTGCAATGACTGCACTAAGAGTCATTAGTGAGAACACAGTGACTGTACCAGTGAGCATGGAAATGTTTCAGGAGATTTACAGCATGGTTCGCCAGATACCACACTGGCAAGGAAGTTTAGAGGATGCCTCTGTTGTAGCGGTAGCTCAACTTTATGACGCTAGTGTTTGGACGTTGGATTACAGAGATTTGAGTTGGTTCAAAAGTCTGGAATTGTGGACATCATAA
- a CDS encoding Rpn family recombination-promoting nuclease/putative transposase, with the protein MKRDSIYYQIFKRFPRLLFELVDHPPLQGQNYRFESPEVKETAFRIDGVFLPPEDATSKVIFFAEVQFQKDEALYHRFFTESLMYLNRNRSQYDDWFCVVIFSSRSLEPRDQQTHRIFLNSDQVQRIYLDELGATNQQPIGINLMQLTLASDEVMAQQAKQLIERVKLEETDTLPQNEILDIITTIAVYKFSSLSREEVEAMLGLTLEQTRVYQEAKAEGREEGREEGREEGREEGREEREAEMLKLTVPLLLKTGMSMEQIAQHLNVDIEDVQLAAQSST; encoded by the coding sequence GTGAAACGAGACTCCATTTACTATCAAATTTTTAAGCGGTTTCCTCGGTTACTCTTTGAACTGGTAGATCACCCTCCTCTTCAAGGGCAAAACTATCGATTTGAATCACCTGAAGTCAAAGAAACCGCTTTTCGCATCGATGGTGTGTTTTTACCTCCAGAGGATGCAACATCGAAGGTAATCTTTTTTGCTGAAGTTCAATTTCAAAAGGATGAAGCCCTCTACCATCGGTTCTTTACTGAGTCGCTGATGTACCTGAACCGGAATCGTTCTCAGTACGATGACTGGTTCTGTGTGGTAATTTTTTCATCACGCTCTTTGGAGCCAAGGGATCAACAAACTCATCGAATATTTCTTAACAGCGACCAAGTGCAGCGAATCTATTTAGATGAGCTAGGCGCGACTAATCAGCAGCCAATAGGTATCAACTTGATGCAGTTGACTCTAGCATCGGATGAAGTGATGGCACAGCAAGCAAAGCAATTAATTGAGCGAGTAAAATTAGAAGAAACGGACACACTGCCGCAAAACGAAATACTAGACATCATCACCACAATTGCCGTTTATAAGTTTTCTTCGTTGAGTAGAGAGGAAGTTGAAGCTATGCTAGGACTGACTTTGGAACAAACAAGGGTTTATCAGGAAGCGAAAGCCGAAGGTCGAGAAGAAGGTCGAGAAGAAGGTCGGGAGGAAGGTCGAGAAGAAGGTCGAGAAGAACGGGAAGCTGAAATGTTGAAACTTACCGTACCTTTGTTACTAAAAACAGGGATGAGTATGGAGCAGATTGCTCAACACCTCAATGTTGATATAGAAGACGTTCAGCTTGCCGCACAGTCAAGCACATAG